In Monomorium pharaonis isolate MP-MQ-018 unplaced genomic scaffold, ASM1337386v2 scaffold_509, whole genome shotgun sequence, the sequence CTCCACACATCATTTCCACTCCATGTGCAACTGTTTCAGGATCAATTTTACaagtagaaaacaaaaaacaacTACTCACTCTTTTGCTATTCCGTCCTTGTCCAATAGCTGTCAACTTCGTCCttctcttttatcttttcatcTCTCGTATTCCTATCCCTGCTTTTCCTTCATGGTACTCACAAAAGAgagatttaaatttactgctaaaaaaaagttacagaaTTATTCCAACGACAAATGTTGTACATGAAATAAGGCAAGAAGCAACTCTGCAAAAGTGACGCTCCGATTCATCTTGTTTTGGCAGCACGTAAAATCGTACCTTAATCACATCTCTTGCACGGAGCGCTACAAATGACGCTCATTTACGTCCCAGATGCGACTGTTCCAGAAACGATCAATTACGCGGGTAGAAAATagcaaacaaataaattactcACTCCCTGGCTATTCTGCCATCGCCCGAACAAGCCTCTCAGACTTTTTCCGTTTCTCGCTATCGCACGTTTCCTGCTGTTCCTTCTCCTTCTTGGCCATTGTTGACactcgcttttttttttttttttttttgagagcTTAATGTGCCAGATCTTCTGCAGATATACGGCACGTGTAACACTGGGCTTTCTCTCGTACTCTTTTACTGATTTTACTGCATTGAATGTTGTGTaggtgtgtgtatgtgtatgtgtcgTATTTATGTAGATGGGTCAGTTATGGATgagtgtatgtgtatatgtttatgtatacGTGTTTGTCCGCATTGAATGAGCTCGGGTCCGCGTGTTGACACTCGCAATCGCGGAAAGGTTAGCATACGCTCTCGCGCCTATTAATCGCCAAAATATGATGATCGTGTGACACTTTACACGTCCGCGATTGCGATGTATCTTTTATTACGGCTAGAAGGTAACGTAAGAGAAATACAATCGCACGAAACAACGATCTATTCAAGAAATCGTACACAGGTTAACGTTCATAACAACAACTATGTAACTCGCGGCCAACTTCATGTTGATCTCGCGTGAGAAACTACGTGAGTCGATGTAATGGTTGACtaaccaaaaatataaatgacgaTTTGATATTATTGATACAATACGTTTCAAGTAActtgcataaattttttgaaacgcgcgtgttatcaataaattatcaaCAAACTGTTTATTGATAtgtataaaactattaatcATGATCTTccgatttttttattcatttacagATTCCGGAAATGGCgggcaaattaaatttaaattagcggaaaatttaaaacatgaaATGATTTGACATAaagatatgttaaattttcagtcttttaatttgcattttaaatacataaattgcTTGCATAACAATTGTCTTGATATCGTTTATGAATCAAGtagaaattgttaattaattgaaagatATGCGATATTTATCTCAATAAGTCATATTTTTCgacatttatcattattaaaaaatataacggaATAAATTTGTACACGCGTcagacaaataaaatgttatttgtaattttaaatgttatctAATGTTCCATCAATGATAATGCAATaacgtaaattatttaactttattgcgttatatttttaaatattaaataacatattgtTATAACTTATATGCAGTGattgtgattttatttttaagtgttGCTCGTATAGGGGCCACTTGCACCAAACTCCGATTGACCTAATAGTTGATTATTCCATTAGAATTGAgcaatcgcatttgttaattttgcttaacgacaaatacgattggtcaattccaatgaaaTAATCAACGATTAGGTTAATCAGAGTTTGGTACAAGTGACCCTAATAGTTCACTTTTCGAGTTGATAAAAAcgcataaaaattaacatcattGAATAATTAGGCTTtggtatactatatatacgAGTTatcacataaatttatatttttaattacatttataaaatttataattttttttctaaattttgtattaagaaCTAAACTCTTAATCTATCGGTACTTtatctaaaaaacaaaaaaatatgaaataacatTTAGGTAAAACATACTTATcgtttatcttatttatcgTTATCGTCTGtcataaagtttatatgtacATCGCAAAAAAGTCAAACATATAAAGCGACAGTAAAGATGCATCGTCTAATGAAGATTTAATCTTCTTTTAAAGGTCAACAATTACttactaatataattaatacatatcaaaacgcatttttaaaacaaatgttataCGCATCTACTTCAACActggaaatataataaaagtatacattTTCGAAAAGGAATATTAGGCTACCATTGCAGATCCTTCATGGCTATCTGATAGGTGGGACTATTGTCAGAGTAAAATTGCGAGTACCAACGGCGGTACGCGAGAATAGCACGGTCTTCGCGCACCAGGATTGGTTGCCGCTCGTATTTCTTGTAATTCCAGATTTTGATGTCGCGTTCAAACATTACACACTCGGCTAAAAAGATCAGATTGGCGTACGGTGTAAGCAGAGGTGGCGAGAAGATCTGATGAGTCACTCGCTGCAACAGTGGCTCGATCGGTGTTACCGTCTGCAAAATGCAGAAAGACCCAAAAGATGTGTTGATCACCAGCTCGACGTAGCTAGGTCCAATCTGCTCGGCGTGCACCTCAATCTCCATCAAGTTCAAGCTATTCAGCAGGACCAACTTGTGACACATGCGCAGGCCAGCCTTGTGCTTTTCCCTTTTGTCGAAACCATTTTCCACGATTGCAAGTTGACGATTCTCGTTGCTATTTTTGATTGGGTCGATTAATACACTGTTTAATTGGCACGTATCTTTACAGCTTCCGCGTCTGCGTTTGTTGCATCTTCGTCCGTTTTCGAGCAGTGCGGCCGCCATCCACTATTGACAATCCACACGTGCTGTGCTAGCCAGGACAAATTGCCAGGGAGAAACATGGCCGGACCGTGTACAGCGTTGAGATGTGCGGGATCGGCCCCATTTTCAGCTATTTCCTAATGTACAGcaacatttataataagttaCCGTCCAGATAAAAGTAACTCTtaagaattaaacaaattaaaaaaatgaaataaacgaatctgtttcttttttttctttcatctgTAACTCTGGAGAATGATTCTCGATTCAATTCTCGATTCTCGAATAAAcactaatttatttgttttgttacAATACATTCTGCAAACTGTAAtaactcttttctttcttttcctgtCTTCCCCAAGTAGTTTTGTATTGTGGAATACATATTTCGCATTGCAAagaatcgaatatcaacaaaCCTGTATGTGGCAATTAATGAGGTACTCATTACGACCTTGAAAGCGCCATGTCCCATTGGTGATTTGTGTGTGCGGCTGAGGTTGCCAGTCCGGCTCAGCTGATTCAGAGTGGTACCAGACAAAGATAAGGTGATTCACTTCGCAGCACTTCCAAACTTTCGCTCGAGCAATGTGCGGAactgtaagaaaaaataaatatttaaatataattaggaTTAGGACAATTCCtgataaataaagttaataattgtGGGTAATTAGGCCAGCACGCGATGTATGTTGTCGCAATCCGCTATGGGCAGTCAAATATTTGCgttatatgttaaaatgtacaaaCAAGCATCTCAATGCAAGAATGTCCAGaatgcagaaaaaaataaaatactagaCTATTGTCTGAAATATACGAAACTGAAATTACGTAGAACTTATCAATACCCTTTTCAGTATAAGGTATATTCGCACAGTAGCCGTCCTCTCCGCGAAATGTCCAGCTGTGGAAAGGGCATTCCAGGCAGTCTCCCTTGACACGACCACCCTCGGCCATATTTGCCCCTAAATGCGGGCAGTACGCGTCTAAAATGTTGACAACGCCTCTTTCGGTTCTTTAAGAAATGGATTACATAATGAATATATACAGAACATTTTATTCCAAGTTTCAGATATATCTTAAAAGATGTATGAGATAAGGAAAATTAGTCGGTAAGAAAATTTTGCATTCATGACGTACCTGAATACCGCGAAATTTTCACTAAGCGCCGATACGTGTTTTACCTGACCCTTTTTTATTTGCGTACTTTCGAGTAGAGCAAACCATCCATTTGGATAAACCGGCGGTAGATTACCCACTTTCCTCCTCTTTTTGACACCCGCGTACCAAATGCCACCAGTTGGCCGCGTGGTACTCTCATTTCTCAGATCCTTCGAGAAGTtacaaattatcaaaacatttTGCAGCAAAaacgtagaaaatatttcacgtAAAGATTTCTCGGTCATATCACTTACTTTCACCCAATTGAATTTGAAGAAATACGCAAAATAGACGAGGAGAGCCAGCAGGGTGGTTGCAATCGCGACGCACCATTCCAACATTGTCAATTCTTATTTCGGTGTTCCGTGCTTTTCCTTCAGCTTTCTTATCTTGACGTACAAATAGACGCAAGTTTCCTCGCGAGTTCTCTTCTTCTGTTTTATGGCATCCGTCTCCCATAGAGTTTACTGGGACGATACAACTATTTCACacgcaaaaaatgtaaaagtacaaagaaaaatgttgaaacacaacaaaaatattaaaatacaaaagatgaagtattaaattgaatattaaggCGATCGATCGCaacattcaaaaattttaatcaatacaaaacACCATACACACTTGCACCCAACTTTGCGAGACACAACGTGTTGTTCTCCGCGCTTCGTCGAAAGTCTTTCCAGATCTAACTCACTGCCTCCATAGTGATCGGATGGTGGGGACGATACACATGAATTGAACGGTTCAATTACAAagcaaaaatacaatatacacaaaAGTAATCGCGCACCTTTGCTGTGGGAGAAATAAACAAGCGTGCAAAAGCAAAACGGTAGGAAATGCCAGAAAAGGCTGACGAGaataaaagttagaaaaaagaaagaaaaagagaaagagttaGACTTGATAGAGGAtgaagagaagaagagaggaagaaagctACTGGCGAAGAAGACGGTGATGCGCGCGTTTGCCAGTAGCCGGGACAAAAAGGGCAAGGAGACCTCCTGAAGGGAC encodes:
- the LOC118644101 gene encoding LOW QUALITY PROTEIN: cholesterol 7-desaturase-like (The sequence of the model RefSeq protein was modified relative to this genomic sequence to represent the inferred CDS: inserted 1 base in 1 codon); protein product: MLEWCVAIATTLLALLVYFAYFFKFNWVKDLRNESTTRPTGGIWYAGVKKRRKVGNLPPVYPNGWFALLESTQIKKGQVKHVSALSENFAVFRTERGVVNILDAYCPHLGANMAEGGRVKGDCLECPFHSWTFRGEDGYCANIPYTEKVPHIARAKVWKCCEVNHLIFVWYHSESAEPDWQPQPHTQITNGTWRFQGRNEYLINCHIQEIAENGADPAHLNAVHGPAMFLPGNLSWLAQHVWIVNSGWRPHCSKTDEDATNADAEAVKIRAXLNSVLIDPIKNSNENRQLAIVENGFDKREKHKAGLRMCHKLVLLNSLNLMEIEVHAEQIGPSYVELVINTSFGSFCILQTVTPIEPLLQRVTHQIFSPPLLTPYANLIFLAECVMFERDIKIWNYKKYERQPILVREDRAILAYRRWYSQFYSDNSPTYQIAMKDLQW